One part of the Paraglaciecola sp. L3A3 genome encodes these proteins:
- a CDS encoding bifunctional diguanylate cyclase/phosphodiesterase, producing MRKFVSLPYKIMGPFMATLFVTTILITFLWVDKSNQDFEIQQQTLREQDQKQFWLIRDMIRNRMESWFESFIHFQAQKSADASNITANFKHEFDYMQLNWQINNLWLFDDKQELLLQTSEGAIPPKVKADVKEVLEIHSSLSHISCADVCQQQISMPILTDSGNVVVLSISSSLMETLASLHRSTSALLAIVSIQSSTDSKSVANHKMNNLLIQSPISTNNRKVIEGYLEQLPNELSLSDVLDSGYKLESNNQSFLLNLLPIEQKFENNTYLLFIHDISQVTTAHQNYTRRIISIALIVVFILGIALFLMTTQFRKRLVLVTAQLPLLAEKNYAAFWQNQFSKNRFFVDEIEQLQDSASLLGKELESLDKTIELNTRDLEKIAMNDWLTGLPNRNMLNFQLKKLLATLNDESKQLTVMFLDFDKFRKINDTHGHKVGDAFLIHAGQRIASCLSGTDLLFRFGGDEFVIVFLEKINSGHSPVLASKLIESYRDPIAVDELLFYTSISVGITSTVHHTDVFEDLIRQSDLAMYASKDAGGGQYSIFNEAMQANVVRKVELENEVRDALEKNEFSFALQPQVDISTGNLLGFEALIRWFHPVRGFVSPDEFIPLIENSGQMIHIGYWGIKRAFEILENLDELGYKNLKIAVNLSASQFMDPDLVPFLEGQLKLFSRDPSQIEFELTERTLVADIEQTLETMNQLKVMGFIFSIDDFGTGYSSLAYLKQMPVDIIKIDRSFVSAMEDSSADMQIVSSIIAMVQRLGMTVVAEGVETLIQMRMLKNLQCNIGQGYFICRPLMEKDLYPALKEKYINGTWDNLDNLDLVE from the coding sequence ATGCGTAAATTTGTCAGTTTACCTTATAAAATAATGGGGCCGTTCATGGCCACTCTTTTTGTTACCACTATCCTTATCACGTTTTTGTGGGTGGATAAAAGTAATCAAGATTTTGAAATTCAGCAGCAAACCTTACGTGAGCAGGATCAAAAACAATTCTGGCTCATTAGGGATATGATACGTAATCGTATGGAATCTTGGTTTGAATCTTTTATCCATTTTCAGGCCCAAAAATCAGCTGATGCTTCGAATATTACTGCGAATTTTAAGCATGAATTTGATTATATGCAGTTAAATTGGCAGATTAATAACTTATGGCTTTTTGATGATAAACAAGAGTTATTATTACAAACGTCTGAGGGGGCGATACCGCCAAAAGTTAAAGCTGATGTAAAAGAAGTATTAGAAATTCATTCTTCTTTGTCACACATTAGCTGCGCTGATGTGTGTCAGCAGCAGATTAGTATGCCCATATTAACTGATTCTGGAAATGTGGTGGTCCTATCTATTAGTAGTTCTTTAATGGAAACCTTAGCCTCATTACATCGTTCTACCTCAGCTTTATTGGCAATAGTAAGCATTCAAAGTTCAACAGATAGCAAGTCTGTCGCCAATCACAAAATGAATAACCTTTTAATTCAGTCCCCAATCAGTACCAATAACAGAAAGGTGATTGAAGGGTATTTAGAGCAATTACCTAATGAATTAAGCCTTAGTGATGTGCTGGATTCTGGCTATAAATTGGAAAGTAACAATCAAAGTTTTTTATTGAACCTTTTACCAATAGAACAAAAGTTTGAAAATAATACTTATCTTTTATTTATTCATGATATTAGTCAGGTGACGACTGCTCACCAAAATTACACCAGACGGATTATTTCTATTGCTTTGATTGTTGTTTTTATATTAGGTATCGCCCTATTTTTAATGACCACACAATTTCGTAAACGTTTAGTACTTGTCACCGCTCAATTACCTTTATTAGCAGAAAAAAATTACGCCGCATTTTGGCAAAATCAGTTTTCGAAAAATCGCTTTTTTGTTGATGAAATAGAACAATTGCAAGATTCAGCCAGCTTATTAGGTAAAGAGTTAGAGTCTTTGGATAAAACCATTGAACTGAATACCCGAGATCTTGAAAAAATAGCGATGAATGACTGGTTAACAGGTTTGCCGAATCGGAACATGTTGAATTTCCAGTTAAAAAAATTATTGGCGACCTTAAATGATGAATCAAAGCAACTGACAGTGATGTTTCTCGATTTTGATAAATTTCGAAAGATCAATGATACCCACGGACATAAGGTGGGTGATGCCTTTTTGATACATGCTGGACAAAGGATCGCAAGCTGTTTGAGTGGTACCGATTTATTATTTAGATTTGGTGGTGATGAATTTGTTATTGTGTTTTTAGAAAAAATTAACAGCGGTCACTCACCTGTTTTAGCCAGTAAATTAATCGAAAGTTATCGAGATCCAATTGCCGTTGATGAACTGCTGTTTTACACCTCAATCAGTGTAGGCATTACTAGCACAGTTCATCATACCGATGTATTTGAAGATCTTATTCGCCAATCTGATTTGGCTATGTACGCTTCTAAAGATGCCGGTGGTGGCCAATACAGTATTTTCAATGAAGCTATGCAAGCTAATGTCGTGCGTAAAGTTGAACTAGAAAATGAAGTTCGTGATGCTTTAGAAAAAAATGAATTTAGTTTTGCTTTGCAACCTCAAGTGGATATCTCTACCGGCAATCTATTAGGCTTTGAGGCATTGATCCGCTGGTTCCATCCAGTTAGAGGGTTTGTTTCACCTGATGAATTTATTCCTTTAATCGAAAACTCTGGGCAAATGATCCATATTGGCTATTGGGGAATAAAAAGAGCGTTTGAAATATTGGAAAATCTAGATGAGTTAGGTTATAAAAATCTTAAAATAGCGGTCAATCTAAGTGCCAGTCAATTTATGGATCCTGATTTAGTGCCCTTTTTAGAAGGGCAACTTAAGTTGTTTTCTAGAGATCCGTCGCAAATTGAATTTGAGTTAACAGAAAGAACCTTAGTGGCTGATATCGAGCAAACGTTAGAGACTATGAATCAGTTGAAAGTAATGGGCTTTATTTTTTCTATTGACGACTTTGGTACCGGTTACTCTTCTTTAGCCTATTTAAAACAAATGCCTGTAGATATTATAAAAATTGACAGAAGTTTTGTTTCCGCTATGGAAGATAGTAGCGCTGATATGCAGATAGTATCGTCAATTATTGCTATGGTACAAAGATTAGGTATGACAGTGGTTGCTGAGGGCGTGGAGACTTTGATTCAAATGAGAATGTTGAAAAATTTACAATGTAATATTGGTCAGGGTTATTTTATTTGTCGTCCTCTAATGGAAAAAGACCTTTACCCTGCATTAAAAGAAAAATATATAAATGGTACTTGGGATAATTTAGATAATTTAGATTTGGTCGAATAA
- a CDS encoding TonB-dependent receptor, translating into MKHLTLVSCINLYLMVLSHSAFAESINLHGFVSQGIIQAEGSNFVEDDGNVSLKLTEVGGNVSYRLNSTLRVAGQGVYLNGGNRYSEGPRIDYLFLDWQVVNHLNWNVKAQIGRNKNYHWLYSSTRDVPHTRPSIILPQSLYFDAFRDVALGVDGLALLAQTNNDFGEWDMNFTYGKSKISEQEKRNLLGAEVAGKLEHTSDTQFSLYWRPKLTNLQFGMSILDADFRYTKAQQDVLINGDETSQRLMFNFLYQSEKWELASEIIKERVIVENLVSLGHKSDVTAEGGYIQTRYFATPDVTMLARLDLYDKDNKDRDGSDIELLSNGVIPGYFGYMDQATLGLTWKLPKNMQLQAEVHRVKGTSRLAPFLIPDLIANDNKYWNIWALQMMYWF; encoded by the coding sequence ATGAAACATTTGACGCTAGTTAGTTGCATTAACCTTTACTTAATGGTGCTGTCCCATAGCGCTTTTGCTGAGTCGATTAATTTACATGGCTTTGTCTCGCAAGGCATTATTCAGGCTGAAGGTTCAAATTTTGTTGAGGACGATGGAAACGTTTCTCTTAAATTAACTGAAGTGGGGGGGAATGTATCTTATCGATTAAATTCTACCCTTAGAGTTGCCGGGCAGGGAGTGTATTTGAATGGCGGTAATAGGTATTCCGAAGGTCCACGTATTGATTATTTGTTTTTAGATTGGCAAGTGGTTAATCATTTAAATTGGAATGTTAAGGCCCAAATTGGCAGGAATAAAAACTATCATTGGTTGTATTCTTCTACTCGTGACGTACCCCACACCCGCCCATCTATTATTTTGCCACAATCTTTATACTTTGATGCGTTTCGTGATGTTGCTTTAGGAGTGGATGGGCTTGCATTACTTGCACAAACAAATAATGATTTTGGAGAGTGGGATATGAATTTCACTTACGGAAAATCAAAAATTAGTGAGCAAGAAAAAAGAAACTTACTAGGCGCAGAAGTGGCTGGCAAGCTAGAGCATACTTCTGATACTCAATTTAGCCTATATTGGCGACCAAAATTAACAAACTTACAATTTGGCATGAGTATTTTAGATGCAGATTTCAGGTATACCAAGGCGCAACAAGATGTACTTATTAATGGTGATGAAACTTCTCAACGTTTGATGTTTAATTTTTTGTATCAAAGTGAAAAATGGGAACTCGCTTCAGAAATTATTAAAGAAAGAGTGATAGTTGAGAATTTAGTTTCTCTTGGGCATAAAAGTGATGTCACTGCTGAAGGGGGATATATTCAAACTCGGTATTTTGCTACTCCTGACGTAACTATGCTTGCTAGGTTAGATTTATATGACAAAGATAATAAAGACCGTGATGGCAGTGATATAGAGTTGCTCAGTAATGGTGTAATTCCTGGTTATTTTGGTTACATGGATCAAGCTACTTTAGGGCTGACTTGGAAGTTGCCTAAAAATATGCAGTTACAAGCTGAGGTGCATCGTGTTAAAGGCACCAGCCGATTAGCCCCCTTTTTAATTCCTGACCTGATTGCAAACGATAATAAATATTGGAATATCTGGGCGTTACAAATGATGTATTGGTTTTAA
- the glpE gene encoding thiosulfate sulfurtransferase GlpE: protein MEQFAHISILETQQKLLTTEAKIVDIRDEASFQNGHISGSTHLTNGTLNNFVAGVEFDTPVIVVCYHGHSSQQAAQFLIHQGFEEVYSMDGGFEAWRKELPFETLKEEP from the coding sequence ATGGAGCAATTTGCTCATATTTCGATACTAGAAACGCAACAAAAACTATTAACAACAGAAGCAAAAATTGTCGATATTCGTGACGAAGCTTCTTTTCAAAATGGTCATATTTCGGGTTCAACACATTTAACCAATGGCACATTAAATAATTTTGTGGCTGGAGTCGAGTTTGATACTCCTGTCATTGTCGTTTGTTATCATGGCCATAGTAGCCAACAAGCCGCTCAGTTTCTGATTCATCAAGGGTTCGAAGAAGTTTATAGTATGGATGGTGGGTTTGAAGCTTGGCGTAAAGAACTTCCATTTGAAACCTTGAAGGAAGAGCCATAA
- the glpG gene encoding rhomboid family intramembrane serine protease GlpG, producing MSNSVKLVAFSKEQPARLLAHYLLKNDIAAEYSYLDSEYAHAVILLRSEQEEQAKTIAEEFILNPNDGKYQSAAWDSASSVELVPEKSFSIAKVIGTLKTSPFTASILLCCVLLFILGNIGIIAPYQWLRIQPIGELVESHQWWRIIGPAFFHGSFLHISFNLVMWWVLGKQIERFFGISSLFVLLVLSASISNISQLLVVGPNFVGLSGVVYALVGCVWWLGWLKPDWGIWLPKPIIGFLLVWLVVGYIDILPIHMANTAHTVGLICGCAFAWWLVKRAK from the coding sequence TTGTCAAATTCAGTTAAGTTAGTTGCTTTTTCTAAGGAACAACCAGCCAGATTATTAGCTCATTATCTTTTAAAAAACGATATTGCTGCAGAATACAGTTACCTTGATTCCGAGTATGCGCATGCCGTTATTTTATTAAGGAGTGAGCAAGAAGAGCAGGCTAAAACTATTGCTGAAGAATTTATACTGAATCCAAATGATGGTAAATATCAAAGTGCAGCTTGGGATTCGGCCAGTTCGGTAGAATTAGTTCCTGAAAAATCTTTTTCTATTGCTAAAGTGATAGGCACACTCAAAACATCCCCTTTTACCGCATCTATTTTACTATGTTGTGTCTTGTTATTTATATTAGGCAATATTGGGATTATCGCGCCGTATCAGTGGTTGCGTATTCAACCCATTGGAGAACTGGTAGAAAGCCATCAATGGTGGCGGATCATCGGCCCTGCTTTCTTTCATGGTTCGTTCTTACATATTTCTTTCAATTTGGTCATGTGGTGGGTTTTAGGTAAGCAAATTGAAAGATTTTTTGGTATTAGTTCTTTGTTTGTGCTGTTGGTTTTATCTGCTTCAATATCCAATATTTCTCAATTATTAGTAGTTGGTCCAAATTTTGTAGGGTTGTCAGGAGTAGTCTACGCCTTAGTAGGCTGTGTTTGGTGGTTAGGATGGCTAAAACCTGATTGGGGTATTTGGTTACCAAAGCCTATCATTGGCTTTTTGTTAGTTTGGTTAGTGGTGGGGTATATAGATATTTTGCCTATACACATGGCCAATACCGCCCATACTGTAGGCTTAATCTGCGGTTGCGCTTTTGCTTGGTGGTTGGTGAAAAGGGCGAAATAG
- a CDS encoding 3-deoxy-D-manno-octulosonic acid transferase — protein MTASLIIGFKHKIAYLMYSLLWLLLTPLLLLNLLFCLLIRKQGYTLARLSRFGLCKTNKSNHNILIHCASVGEVVTIQNLVEKLLTYQPQISIIITTNTTTGADRVKTLFADKISHYYLPYDFPLFVWLFFKIIEPQKILINEMELWPNLCRSSKKMNIPLYLVNGRMSEKSTKTYLKFPALFQPMFDSFEHICAQSQRDYKNYLSLGVEKQRITLTNNIKFELNIDPTELSTSQNIIQTYGLKERRILLAGSTHDPEEKILLEAYLALSKTYKNLLLVIVPRHPQRFEKVQQLLIKQSIKISLMSQQQSCDSNTQVLLCDQMGKLRALYNLAEIAFVGGSIAERGGHNALEPAIFDVPILMGPSVYNNPAIQQTLKDAGALKTVHNAEDIKTACQHWLDNTELRNQDGQAGGLVIQQNKGAINKTLLAIGLANTNQQ, from the coding sequence ATGACAGCATCTCTTATTATTGGTTTTAAACACAAAATTGCTTACTTAATGTATTCGTTGCTGTGGCTCTTATTGACTCCTCTTTTATTGCTTAACTTATTGTTCTGCTTATTAATTCGCAAACAAGGTTACACTCTAGCTAGACTTTCTCGATTTGGCTTATGTAAAACCAACAAATCTAATCATAATATTTTAATTCACTGTGCGTCTGTGGGCGAAGTGGTGACCATTCAAAATCTGGTAGAAAAATTACTCACTTACCAACCTCAAATATCTATTATTATTACCACCAATACCACTACCGGAGCCGATAGAGTTAAGACTTTATTTGCAGATAAAATCAGCCATTATTATCTGCCTTATGATTTTCCCTTATTTGTTTGGTTATTTTTTAAAATTATAGAACCCCAAAAAATTCTAATTAATGAAATGGAGTTATGGCCTAACTTATGCCGCTCAAGCAAAAAAATGAACATACCTTTGTATCTTGTAAATGGCAGAATGAGTGAAAAATCCACTAAAACATATCTAAAATTTCCCGCTTTATTTCAACCTATGTTCGATTCCTTCGAACATATTTGCGCCCAAAGTCAAAGAGATTATAAAAACTACCTAAGCTTAGGCGTAGAAAAACAGCGAATAACCTTAACCAATAATATTAAATTTGAACTCAATATTGATCCAACCGAGTTATCAACGAGCCAAAACATAATACAAACTTATGGGCTCAAAGAGCGCCGAATATTGTTAGCCGGCAGTACCCATGATCCTGAAGAAAAAATATTACTAGAAGCGTATTTGGCCTTAAGCAAAACATACAAAAATTTACTTTTAGTTATAGTGCCAAGACACCCTCAGAGGTTTGAAAAAGTTCAACAATTACTAATAAAACAATCAATAAAAATTAGCTTAATGAGCCAGCAACAAAGTTGTGACAGTAACACTCAAGTATTGCTTTGTGATCAAATGGGAAAGTTACGCGCTTTATATAATCTTGCAGAAATAGCGTTTGTGGGAGGTAGTATAGCTGAAAGAGGCGGACACAATGCTCTAGAACCGGCTATTTTTGATGTACCAATTCTAATGGGGCCATCTGTATATAATAACCCCGCTATCCAGCAAACTTTGAAAGACGCAGGCGCTCTTAAAACAGTCCACAATGCCGAAGACATCAAAACAGCCTGTCAACATTGGTTAGATAATACAGAGCTAAGAAATCAGGACGGGCAAGCAGGAGGCCTAGTTATCCAACAAAATAAAGGGGCAATAAACAAAACCCTGCTAGCTATTGGTCTAGCTAATACCAATCAGCAGTAA